The window CGGGCTGATCCACGGCCTGTATCCGTCGATAGACATGAGCGGCCTGCTGCTCGCCGGTGTCATCATCGGCTCGCTCGGCGTCCTGGACGATGTGACGGTGACCCAGACCTCGGCGGTCTGGGAGCTGCACGAGGCCAACCCCGCGATGGGCCGGCGCGAGCTGTACCGCGCGGGCATCCGCATCGGACGCGATCACATCGCCTCCGTCGTCAACACCCTCGTCCTCGCGTACGCGGGTGCGGCGCTCCCCCTGCTGCTGCTGTTCTCCATCGCGCAGAGCGGTGTGACGACCGTCGCCACCAGTGAACTCGTCGCGGAGGAGATCGTGCGCACGCTGGTGGGCTCGATCGGCCTGGTCGCCTCGGTGCCGGTCACCACTGCGCTGGCGGCACTCGTGGTCTCGGCCGACCGTCCGGGACTGATGGAGCCCGCGGCACCGGCCGCCCTGCCCGCTCCGGCGCGCGGCGCAAGGGGCAGGCGCCGCAGGCGCTGACGCGGGGCCAGGGGGCCGTCTGCCTCCCGGGCGACCGGTGAAGCGTTCCTGCACGCCCTGACGCCGTGACGAAGCGTTACGGCAGCGCTCGTGTCCCCCTGCCGCGAGGTCTCAGCCCGCGCTCTGTTCCTCCGCCAGGATGCGGTCCAGTGCTTCGTCGAGGTGGGCGTCGAAGTCGGCCAGCGCGCCCTCCTGCCCCAGGGGCACCAGCTTGTCCGTACGGTCCAGGAACGCCACCAGGGGCGCCGTCGAGGAGCGGAACAGCGCCCGGTCGCCACCGACCTGAAGCCGGATCAGGACCTCGCTCAGCGAGTCGCGGCCGGCCGGTGAGATGCGCACATCGCCGTCCCCGCACGGGGTCCCCACCCCGTCGATCAGCAGTTCCCGTCCGAACACCCAGGTCACCGGGGCGTCTCCGGGCAGATGAAAGGTCAGCCGTACGGCATAGGGATCACTGGTCTCGTACCGCAACTCCACCGGGATGCGGAAGGAGAGCTCCTCGGACACGAGAAAACTCATCATGACCTCTGCCTGTACGGACTCGCGCATCGCTACCCCGGTGTTTGCCGTCGACTGGCCGGGAATCCTTCCCGTGACTGGTGCATCTTGCTGAACGTACACACCAGATCACAAGGAGTGAGTTTTCAGATACTGATAGAGAGCGCCAGAGAGCCCAGACGCCGTCCGACCTCGCGTTGCAACTGGCGCGCGGCCGGCAGCAGCCGGTCCGCCTGGTGGGCCGGCAGGGAGAGGGCCATCGCGGCCGCCGTGGTGCCCACCGTGATGGGGATCGCAGCGCAGACCGTCCCCAGCGCGTACTCCTGCCGCTCGGTCACCGGTTCCATCGGCCGGATGCGCTCCAGACGCCGCAGCACCGAGTGGCCGTCACGGACCGTGTACGGGGTGAGGGACTGCACGGGGTAGCGGTCCAGATGGTCGCGGCGGGCCCTGTCGTCCAGTTGGGACAGCAGGCACTGGCCGACCGCGTGCGCGTGCCCGGTCTCGCGGAAGCCGGCCCATTCCTCGACCGCCGGGGCGGCCGCGGTGGCGGAGACGCACATGAGCTCGATCTCGCCCTCGCGGTACATCGCGTAGTACACCGGGGCACCGATGGAGTCCCGCCACTGGGCGAGCGCCTCGACGATCGTGCTGCGACGTTTCTGCGCCGCTCCGCTGCTGCTCAGTCGTTCAGCGGCCTCGCCGAGGAAGAACAGGCCCCGGTCGCGGCGCAGATAGCCCTCATGGACGAGGGTGCGCAGCAGGTGGTAGGCGGTGGGCAGAGCCAGGCCCGTCTCACGGGCGAGCTGTTTCGCGGGCGCTCCGTGCTCGTGCCGCGCGACGGTCTCCAGCAGGCGCATCGCGCGCTGCACGGACCCGATGAGGGTCGGGGGCTGCTGGGGCCGTGGCTGCTCCGGGACCGTGGCTCCGGGCCGTTCCACGGGGGCCGACGAACGCGGTTGTGCCGGGAGGGCCGTCGAGCGGGACGGCCCCCGGGGTGCGGGCGGCGCGTGCCGTTCTGCGGGTGCGGTGTCAGCCGTGGCCAAGGGGTCACTCCCGTAGCGCGAGGGGGCAGCCGTGCGGGAACACGATGGGGGGTGTGCGCGCCCGCGGGGGACGGCCCCCGCGTCGATCTCCGGACCCTATCCGCCTGTCACCGCACACGGACGGCTTGTCCGCGAAACTTCCCTCCCGCGAGGGAACCGGCGATTCCCGTTACCGGCCACCGGTTGCCCCTGACACTCACCAGTCGCTGCGCGAGGACGAACCCGTCAGGAACTTCCGCACGATGTAGATCAGCCCGCCGACAAGGGCCACGAAGATCAGCACCTTGAACAGCAGCCAGACCACGAAGCCGATCACGCTCGCTATCACGCCACCGAAGACGACCAGAGCGATGACGGGCACCGCGATCCACTTCACCCACCACGGCAGACCCGCGAAGATCTCTCGCATTGCCCTCGTCCTCATCTCTCCGCCGGCTCGGGGCCGGGTCCTGTCGGCGGCCCGCACTCCCCGGTGCGGACCCTGCCGGTGTTCTGCGTTCGATGCTAGAGCCGGGAGGGCGCCCGCGGGGCCCTCGCACCCCTTGTCCTGCCCTGACCGGTCCCCTAGGGAACCCCGAGACGCCGCCTCAGGCTTCCGGGGGAGAGAACACCACCAGGACCCGCAGATCCTCGCTGATGTGATGGAACTTGTGGGCGACTCCGGCCGGTACGTACACCACGCTGCCGCGGGCCACCTCGGTCGTCTCCAGACCGACCGTGATGGAGGCGCGGCCGCTGACGACGAAGTACACCTCGTCCTGGTTGTGCGGCTTCTGCGGGTCCTGCCCGCCCGCGTCGAGCGCGTACAGACCGACCGACATGTTCCGCTCACGCAGGAACTGAAGGTAGGCGCCCTCGTTGGCGGCTCGTTCCGTCTCCAGTTCGTCCAGCCGGAATGCCTTCATCGTCCTCGCCCGTACTAGTAGTCGATCTGGTCTGCCACGATCAGACACATGAAGAATTTCGTAGTCAAGACGATCGCCAACGCGGGCGCCCTGGCGGTCGCCGTGTGGGTGCTCGACAAGATCACCCTGACCGGGGACAACACCGCCAAGAAGGCCGGCACGCTGATCGTCGTCGCCCTGATCTTCGGGCTGGTGAACTTCCTGGTCAAGCCGGTGGTGAAGGTACTGACCTTCCCGTTGTTCATCCTCACACTGGGCCTGATCACCCTCGTGGTCAACGCGCTGATGCTGCTGTTGACGTCGTGGGTGTGCGGCAAGCTCCATCTGAGCTTCCACGTCGACGGCTTCTGGACGGCCGTCCTGGGCGGTCTGATCGTCTCGGTCGTCTCCTGGGCGCTGAACCTGGTCCTGCCGGACGAGGACTGACCCGAGGGGCCGAGGAAGCACCCCCGAGCAGGAAGTGGGCGGCGGGCCGCGCTCGGCCCACCGCAGAACGAACAGCAGGCGAAGGAAGGCAGGCGGCATGAACGACTCCGCTGCGGACGACCGGAACGGCACGCGGGAGCAGCCCCGTTTCCCCACCGGCACGGGTGACGGAACACGTGCGGTGCGGGCCGGGCTGCCCGAGCCGGTCAAGCACGAACCGACGCTTCCGGGGCCGGTGTTCGCCGCCCACTTCCATCTGCCGGGCGACCCCACGGGCCCCTACACCTACGGCCGCGACGAGAACCCGACCTGGACGCTGCTGGAGCGCGCCATCGGCGAACTGGAGGCACCCGGGCAGGACGGCGTCGAGACGCTGGTGTTCGCCTCCGGCATGGCCGCCATCTCGTCGGTGCTCTTCTCCCAGCTGCGCACCGGGGACACGGTGGTGCTGCCCAGCGACGGCTACCAGGCGCTGCCCCTGGTGCGCGAGCAGCTTCAGGAGTACGGGATCGAGGTGCGCACGGCACCGACCGGCGGGGACGCCCAGCTCGACGCGCTGGACGGGGCACGGCTGCTGTGGATCGAGTCGCCGTCGAACCCGGGGCTGGACGTGTGCGACATCCGGCGGCTGGTCGAGGCGGCACACGCGCGTGGCGCCCTGGTCGCCGTCGACAACACGCTGGCGACCCCGCTCGGGCAGCGGCCGCTGGCACTGGGCGCGGACTTCTCCGTGGCCAGCGGCACCAAGCAGCTCACCGGGCACGGCGACATCCTGCTGGGATACGTCGCCGGCCGCGGCGGCGAGGCCACGGCGGCCGTACGCCGCTGGCGCAAGATCGTCGGCGCGATCCCGGGGCCGATGGAGGCCTGGCTCGCCCACCGATCGATCGCCACCCTGCAACTCCGCGTCGACCGTCAGAACACCTCCGCCCTCACTCTCGCCGAGGCGCTGCGCGGACGGCCGGAGGTGACCGGGCTGCGCTACCCCGGGCTGCCCGACGACCCCTCGCACAGGACCGCCGCACGGCAGATGCGGCGCTACGGGTGCGTGGTGTCCTTCACGCTGCCCACGCGTGCGCGTGCCGAGCGTTTCCTCGACGCGCTGCGGCTCGTGGACCCCGCGACGAGCTTCGGCGGGGTGCGCTCCACCGCCGAGCGACGCGGACGCTGGGGCGGCGACGCGGTGCCGGAGGGCTTCATCCGGATGTCCGTCGGCGCCGAGGACCCCGAGGACCTGGTGGCGGATGTACTGCGGGCGCTGGAGGAGTCGGCGGAGCCGGCCGGCTGACGCTTCGCGGGCACCGCCCGCTGCCGCCCGCTTCCATCCACGCAGGGCGGACGGTCCGAGCCTCCCCCCTCGTGGCTCGGACCGTCCTCGGTTCCGCGCGCAAGAACCGCGCGAACAAGGCTAGTTGACTCTCCGTCAGTGTCCAATCACGGTAGCGACAGAGACCTATCGACATATTTATAGTTGGGCGGGGCCGGGGGGCCGCACGAAAGGGCACCAAGAGGGGTGGGCGTGCATGGATCTGGCATTGCTGCGCACGTTCGTGACCGTGCACCGCGCGGGCTCCTTCACCCGCGCCGCGGCGCTCCTCGGTCTCTCCCAGCCGGCCGTCACCTCACAGATCCGCACGCTGGAACGGCAGTTGGGACGTCCCCTGTTCCTGCGCAGGGCCCGTGGTGTGACGCCCACGACCATCGGCGACGAGCTCGCGCACAAGGCCGCGCCACACCTGGACGCACTCGTGGAGATCACCGAGTCCGACCTCGACGAAGAGTCCTCCCTGCGCACGCTGCACCTGGCCGGGCCGCCGGAGTTCGTCGCGGAACGGGTCCTGCCCGCACTGACCGGACTGACCGGCGACGACGGACAGGGCTTCGCGCTGCGTACCTCCTTCGGGACCGCCGAGGAGATCCTGGACGGACTGTCCGCCGGACATCACGATCTGGCCATCAGCACGGCCCGGCCCCGAGGCGGACTGCTCACGGCGGCTCCGCTGTGCGACGAGGAACACGTCCTGGTCGCCGCTCCGCGCTGGGCCGAGCGGATCACCCCGGCGACACCACGTCGCACGGTCGCGCCCGCCCTGGAGACCGTCCCCGTGATCGAGGTTCACGAGTCGCTCCCCTTCACCTCCCGCTACTGGGGCTCGGTCTTCGACGCCCGGCCCGCGGCGTCCGGCACAGTGATCGTCCCCGATCTGCGCGCGGTCCTCGCCTGCGTGGTCGCCGGCGCGGGGCTCGCGGTGCTGCCCCGGTATCTGTGCGCCGCAGCCCTGAGGCGGGGCGAGATCGTGCCCCTGCACGAGCCGGCGGTACCGCCGCTGCGCACCTACTTCCTCGCGGTCCGCGCCGGAACGCTGGCGATGCCGCACATCGCGCGGGCCCACGAGTGGCTGCTGCGGGCGGCCGCCACCTGGTACTGAACGAACTGGTACTGAGTGAAGAAGAGTGCGGCTACTGGACGAGGGAGGAGAGCGCGGCGTGAGACCGAAGCGGCGTGCGATGTTTCACGTGGAACCAGCCGGGCCACATTTCTCCCATGACCGTCCGACCCGTGGTCAAGCGCACCGCCCGCGCCGTTCTCCTCGACGGTGACGACCTGATCCTGATCAAGCGCACCAAGCCCGGTGTCGATCCCTACTGGGTCACTCCCGGCGGCGGGGTCGAGCCCGGGGACGCGACTGTCGTCGACGCCCTGCACCGCGAGGTGCACGAGGAACTCGGCGCCAAGATCATCGATGTCGTGCCCTGCTTCGTGGACACCGTGGAGCACATCGGCGAGGACGGCGGCGCGACCGGTGTGAAGGTGCAGCACTTCTTCGTCTGCCGGCTGGAGTCCATGAACCTTTCCCAGCGGCATGGCCCGGAGGTGGACCAGCCCGCCGGGGAGTACGAGATCGTGCGTGTGCCGTTCACACGGGTCGGCATCGCCTCCGTCCACCTCGTCCCACTGTCCCTGCGCCACTACCTGGACGGGAACATCGAGGGCGTGCGGGCCATGCACGCTCCCGACCTGGGCTGAGGGCACCGGTCGGTCCGGCATGGCCAAAAGCACGTACGTGTGGTCCCAAACGGGTGGACGCCGAGGGGGTCCTTCGGACAGCCTGACCTGCGTGTCGACTCCTTCCTCCGCGCGTTTCCCCATCCGCCGCCTGACGCTTCGCGATCTCACCGCCTGCGCCGACTTGTCCGAGAACCGGGGATGGCTGCGGGAGGAGCACAAGTGGAGCTTCCTCCTGACGGCCGGTACGGGCTACGGCATCGACGACCCGGACGGAGGACTCGTCGCCACGTGCGTCGTGAGCGAGTACGGACCGCAGGGCCGTCCGGATCTCGGCGCCATCGGCATGGTCCTGGTCGCCGAACGACATGCCCGCCAGGGAATCGGACGGCGGCTGATGCGCCATGTCGTCTCGACGATGGGCAGCACCCCCCTGACTCTCCATGCGACACCGTTCGGCCGCCCGCTCTACGAAGAGCTGGGCTTCAAGGTCACGGGCAGGGCGGAGATGGTGGTCGGGCACTTCACGCCGGACGGGCCGGATGAGCCACGATCCCGTATCGCCACACGCGCGGCCACCGCGGCGGACCTCGCGGGCATCCTCCGGCTCGACGAGGAGGTGTTCGGCGTCGACCGGACCCCGGCCGTCACGCGACTGCCCGCGTTCGCCGACCAGTTGCGCGTCGCCGAGGAGCGCGGCCGGATCATCGGGTACGCGGCGGCCTGGCCCAACATGGACACCCATGTGGTGGGCCCCCTGATCGCCCGGGACACGGAGACGGCCAAGGCTCTGATCGCCTCCCTCGCCGCCGGAACCGACCGCCGGCTGCGCACCGACATCGACGTGCGTCACAAGGAGCTGCTGGCCTGGGTTACGGAACGCGGGCTGGCCCCGGTGTTCGGCAACGACGTCATGATGTACGGCGTCGCGGAGCCGCCCGGGGACTGGACCCGCCGCTTCGCTCCGCTCACCGTCGCGGCGGGCTGAGGGACGAGGCCACTCGATTGTTGCATGCGCGCCATATCTTTGAAGGCGGTCTATTGCTGTGCTGCTCTATCCTGGACGCAGCCGCTCCGG of the Streptomyces sp. NBC_01788 genome contains:
- a CDS encoding cupin domain-containing protein, with protein sequence MKAFRLDELETERAANEGAYLQFLRERNMSVGLYALDAGGQDPQKPHNQDEVYFVVSGRASITVGLETTEVARGSVVYVPAGVAHKFHHISEDLRVLVVFSPPEA
- a CDS encoding cystathionine gamma-lyase, whose product is MNDSAADDRNGTREQPRFPTGTGDGTRAVRAGLPEPVKHEPTLPGPVFAAHFHLPGDPTGPYTYGRDENPTWTLLERAIGELEAPGQDGVETLVFASGMAAISSVLFSQLRTGDTVVLPSDGYQALPLVREQLQEYGIEVRTAPTGGDAQLDALDGARLLWIESPSNPGLDVCDIRRLVEAAHARGALVAVDNTLATPLGQRPLALGADFSVASGTKQLTGHGDILLGYVAGRGGEATAAVRRWRKIVGAIPGPMEAWLAHRSIATLQLRVDRQNTSALTLAEALRGRPEVTGLRYPGLPDDPSHRTAARQMRRYGCVVSFTLPTRARAERFLDALRLVDPATSFGGVRSTAERRGRWGGDAVPEGFIRMSVGAEDPEDLVADVLRALEESAEPAG
- a CDS encoding LysR family transcriptional regulator — encoded protein: MDLALLRTFVTVHRAGSFTRAAALLGLSQPAVTSQIRTLERQLGRPLFLRRARGVTPTTIGDELAHKAAPHLDALVEITESDLDEESSLRTLHLAGPPEFVAERVLPALTGLTGDDGQGFALRTSFGTAEEILDGLSAGHHDLAISTARPRGGLLTAAPLCDEEHVLVAAPRWAERITPATPRRTVAPALETVPVIEVHESLPFTSRYWGSVFDARPAASGTVIVPDLRAVLACVVAGAGLAVLPRYLCAAALRRGEIVPLHEPAVPPLRTYFLAVRAGTLAMPHIARAHEWLLRAAATWY
- a CDS encoding DUF5326 family protein; this encodes MREIFAGLPWWVKWIAVPVIALVVFGGVIASVIGFVVWLLFKVLIFVALVGGLIYIVRKFLTGSSSRSDW
- a CDS encoding NUDIX domain-containing protein, which encodes MTVRPVVKRTARAVLLDGDDLILIKRTKPGVDPYWVTPGGGVEPGDATVVDALHREVHEELGAKIIDVVPCFVDTVEHIGEDGGATGVKVQHFFVCRLESMNLSQRHGPEVDQPAGEYEIVRVPFTRVGIASVHLVPLSLRHYLDGNIEGVRAMHAPDLG
- a CDS encoding phage holin family protein; the protein is MKNFVVKTIANAGALAVAVWVLDKITLTGDNTAKKAGTLIVVALIFGLVNFLVKPVVKVLTFPLFILTLGLITLVVNALMLLLTSWVCGKLHLSFHVDGFWTAVLGGLIVSVVSWALNLVLPDED
- a CDS encoding IclR family transcriptional regulator; this translates as MATADTAPAERHAPPAPRGPSRSTALPAQPRSSAPVERPGATVPEQPRPQQPPTLIGSVQRAMRLLETVARHEHGAPAKQLARETGLALPTAYHLLRTLVHEGYLRRDRGLFFLGEAAERLSSSGAAQKRRSTIVEALAQWRDSIGAPVYYAMYREGEIELMCVSATAAAPAVEEWAGFRETGHAHAVGQCLLSQLDDRARRDHLDRYPVQSLTPYTVRDGHSVLRRLERIRPMEPVTERQEYALGTVCAAIPITVGTTAAAMALSLPAHQADRLLPAARQLQREVGRRLGSLALSISI
- a CDS encoding SsgA family sporulation/cell division regulator — protein: MRESVQAEVMMSFLVSEELSFRIPVELRYETSDPYAVRLTFHLPGDAPVTWVFGRELLIDGVGTPCGDGDVRISPAGRDSLSEVLIRLQVGGDRALFRSSTAPLVAFLDRTDKLVPLGQEGALADFDAHLDEALDRILAEEQSAG
- a CDS encoding GNAT family N-acetyltransferase → MSTPSSARFPIRRLTLRDLTACADLSENRGWLREEHKWSFLLTAGTGYGIDDPDGGLVATCVVSEYGPQGRPDLGAIGMVLVAERHARQGIGRRLMRHVVSTMGSTPLTLHATPFGRPLYEELGFKVTGRAEMVVGHFTPDGPDEPRSRIATRAATAADLAGILRLDEEVFGVDRTPAVTRLPAFADQLRVAEERGRIIGYAAAWPNMDTHVVGPLIARDTETAKALIASLAAGTDRRLRTDIDVRHKELLAWVTERGLAPVFGNDVMMYGVAEPPGDWTRRFAPLTVAAG